One Spirochaeta africana DSM 8902 genomic window carries:
- a CDS encoding putative bifunctional diguanylate cyclase/phosphodiesterase: MLDSVCTFSAEGIVLTDSRHTIRFVNNAFQEIAGYAPQELVGTSINRFRSDSYEDSYYTEILRRVAEHGSWSGSLWSTRKCGEYFFFKVTILGIASDAEQYYCYLVNDTSRIREAEAKLQHSVQHDALTSLPNRMLLQDRIELAIVQAALKNRGLGLLIVDLDDFKTINDGMGHTVGDEVLKIAAARVSSAVRIGDSVARTGGDEFTVLLPDIRTPDDAGEIAQRIIELLSEPFTVDSSVIYLGATVGASIYPDDGTTSQDLLSNADLALIRAKTHCKGYHHFYTPDLNERVQHRIYLEETVRTALDEQMIQVYFQPVIDMETGRLSSSEALARLFHPERGEIPPGQFIPLAEENGLIYRLGEYVFRQACSQYAAWLELGVVDASVGINLSARQFIQPNLVDNLLGILQETGLSPDRVTIEITENSLMQDIDESVRTLRRFKDAGLQISIDDFGTGYSSLSYLKTLPVDQLKIDRSFIRDLMVRDNQAAIVTAIISMAHSMHMRVVAEGVETKQQFDFLKQSSCDYVQGYYFSKPLSVIHAQPHFEKETVFFYGT; encoded by the coding sequence ATGCTGGATTCTGTCTGCACCTTCAGTGCCGAGGGTATTGTGCTCACCGATTCCCGGCACACAATCCGCTTTGTGAACAATGCCTTTCAGGAGATCGCCGGCTATGCTCCACAGGAACTGGTGGGAACCAGCATTAACCGTTTTCGCTCCGACAGCTATGAGGATTCATACTATACAGAGATCTTGCGCCGGGTAGCAGAACACGGCTCCTGGAGCGGTAGCCTCTGGAGTACCCGCAAATGCGGGGAGTATTTTTTCTTCAAGGTGACAATCCTGGGGATAGCCAGTGATGCCGAGCAGTACTACTGCTATCTGGTAAATGACACCAGCCGTATCCGGGAAGCCGAGGCAAAGCTGCAGCACAGCGTGCAGCATGATGCATTGACATCGCTGCCGAATCGCATGCTGCTGCAGGATCGTATCGAGCTGGCAATAGTGCAGGCTGCACTGAAAAACCGCGGTCTGGGGCTGCTTATCGTGGACCTGGACGACTTCAAGACCATTAACGACGGTATGGGGCATACCGTCGGCGACGAGGTTCTGAAAATCGCTGCCGCCAGGGTTTCATCGGCGGTGCGGATCGGTGACTCGGTTGCGCGGACCGGCGGAGATGAGTTTACGGTACTGCTGCCTGATATCCGCACACCGGATGATGCCGGGGAGATTGCACAGCGCATCATCGAGCTGCTGTCCGAACCGTTTACCGTTGACAGCAGCGTTATCTATCTCGGGGCTACTGTCGGTGCCAGTATCTATCCGGATGACGGGACTACCTCCCAGGACTTGCTGTCCAATGCCGATCTGGCTCTTATTCGTGCCAAGACACACTGCAAGGGCTATCATCATTTCTACACCCCGGATCTGAATGAGCGGGTACAACACCGGATTTACCTTGAGGAAACGGTACGCACCGCACTGGATGAACAGATGATTCAGGTGTATTTCCAGCCGGTGATTGATATGGAAACCGGTCGATTGTCATCAAGCGAGGCGCTGGCACGTCTGTTTCATCCCGAACGGGGTGAGATCCCGCCAGGACAGTTCATCCCGCTTGCCGAGGAGAACGGACTGATCTATCGTCTGGGGGAGTACGTATTTCGCCAGGCCTGCAGTCAGTACGCTGCCTGGCTTGAACTTGGTGTTGTGGATGCCTCGGTCGGGATCAACCTCTCGGCGCGCCAGTTTATCCAGCCGAATCTGGTCGATAATCTGCTGGGAATCCTGCAGGAGACAGGACTCTCGCCGGATCGTGTTACCATCGAGATTACCGAGAACAGCCTTATGCAGGACATAGATGAATCGGTACGCACCCTGCGTCGCTTCAAGGATGCCGGTTTGCAGATATCGATTGATGATTTCGGAACCGGCTACTCGAGCCTGAGTTATCTCAAGACCCTGCCGGTGGATCAGCTCAAGATTGATCGCAGCTTTATTCGTGATTTGATGGTGCGCGACAACCAGGCTGCTATCGTAACCGCGATTATTTCCATGGCGCACAGCATGCATATGCGGGTGGTGGCCGAAGGGGTGGAGACCAAACAGCAGTTTGATTTTCTCAAGCAAAGCAGCTGCGATTATGTACAGGGGTATTACTTTTCCAAGCCGTTAAGTGTTATACATGCCCAACCCCACTTTGAGAAAGAGACGGTATTTTTCTATGGCACCTGA
- a CDS encoding shikimate kinase yields MVEIVVADTQLLIIVAIVNRALLTVKKIRQQRLRPAAAVVTIGAMDTVEDFTQPIRLSSSIVLLGMKHVGKTTLGQQFATRHHLAWIDMDELIVDRARESYNIEARNAREVYIKLGKDGFQEIETAAARYLRLYSSRNQIIATGGGIADNPAALAELAAIGTSVYLQESPDILFQRIMAGGLPPFLDARDPRGSFDELFDRRDAIYRKTARIVLNLQGASIPEALQLFETAIRG; encoded by the coding sequence ATGGTTGAGATAGTAGTAGCAGATACACAGTTGCTTATCATTGTCGCTATAGTAAACCGGGCTTTACTCACCGTCAAGAAAATACGGCAGCAGCGCTTGCGCCCTGCTGCCGCAGTCGTTACCATAGGCGCTATGGATACCGTCGAAGATTTCACCCAGCCGATACGGTTGAGCAGCAGCATTGTACTGCTGGGCATGAAGCATGTCGGCAAGACTACCCTCGGGCAGCAGTTTGCCACCCGCCATCATCTGGCCTGGATCGACATGGATGAACTGATCGTGGATCGGGCCCGTGAATCGTACAACATCGAGGCGCGCAACGCCCGCGAGGTCTATATCAAACTGGGTAAAGACGGATTCCAGGAGATCGAGACCGCCGCGGCCCGCTATCTGCGGCTGTACAGTTCGCGCAACCAGATCATCGCAACCGGAGGAGGGATTGCTGACAATCCTGCCGCCCTGGCTGAGCTGGCTGCTATCGGTACCTCGGTATACCTGCAGGAAAGCCCCGATATACTCTTCCAGCGGATCATGGCCGGTGGTCTGCCGCCATTTCTCGACGCCCGGGATCCACGCGGGTCTTTCGATGAACTGTTTGACCGACGGGATGCGATATACCGGAAAACAGCCAGGATTGTGCTGAACCTGCAGGGGGCGTCAATACCCGAAGCCCTGCAGCTTTTCGAAACGGCAATCAGGGGCTGA
- the rd gene encoding rubredoxin, producing MQKYVCVVCGYIYDPEEGDPDNGVEPGTAFEAIPEDWVCPMCGAEKEDFEVEEE from the coding sequence ATGCAAAAGTACGTTTGTGTGGTATGCGGGTATATTTACGACCCCGAGGAAGGCGATCCGGATAACGGCGTAGAGCCTGGTACAGCATTTGAGGCAATTCCTGAAGACTGGGTATGCCCGATGTGTGGTGCCGAGAAAGAAGACTTTGAGGTAGAGGAGGAGTAA
- a CDS encoding DUF5668 domain-containing protein, translated as MENRRPQKLFFFGLGATLVGGILLLLTTGVLPSVVSVWPALLLIVGIYLLYRGYTVPDSEGAVFLGFFLLLGGLFLVLLNTVLSWAVLERMWPLFMSVLAVALLFYGQQKKHEHRAAYMIPGLVLMLLSGVFLMFSLGLVQISFARFMVRWWPITIILLGLAVMLQNALKDHHKE; from the coding sequence ATGGAGAATCGCAGACCACAGAAGCTGTTCTTTTTTGGATTGGGCGCCACCCTGGTCGGAGGGATTCTGCTGCTGCTGACCACCGGTGTTCTGCCGTCGGTTGTGTCGGTGTGGCCGGCACTGCTGTTGATCGTGGGGATCTATCTCCTGTATCGCGGCTATACCGTGCCGGACAGTGAGGGCGCTGTTTTTCTGGGATTTTTTCTGCTGCTTGGCGGGCTTTTTCTGGTTCTGTTAAACACCGTATTGTCATGGGCGGTGCTGGAACGGATGTGGCCACTGTTCATGTCGGTGCTTGCAGTTGCCCTGCTTTTTTACGGGCAGCAAAAAAAGCATGAACACCGGGCAGCGTATATGATTCCCGGGCTGGTGCTGATGTTACTTTCCGGTGTGTTTCTTATGTTCAGCCTCGGCCTGGTGCAGATCAGCTTTGCCCGGTTCATGGTGCGCTGGTGGCCGATTACGATTATCCTGCTGGGACTTGCAGTCATGCTGCAAAATGCATTAAAAGATCATCATAAAGAATAA
- a CDS encoding SH3 domain-containing protein, which yields MMNPNRPAGLLLRCISCASCITLTALVLLLASCGTETSAVVLWSPDTDMMANGSVVTVVSEGSDSAIIRLPEDGSNHTVDLWRIAIFPSAAEAANYAEKYEAVAETTAVSQRNALPVRQEPRSNSSIVYRLREGETIKVIGHTDTPVIEGNLEDFWYEVLTDSGVHGHVFGFHLQLIDPSTALEQDREDMLDEQLQALLVEQWRPIGFRRMINDRQIDLQRLRSRYGLFFDTEEQRIDIVLSGDSFVYGYDEIQQTNSSSYLFTGADVQIRFLADDEIRVQFPVGSRTQSESFVLIDDDLGEIREREEQRREDLLASLREGGNELSSTAYGTIVLNQDGTFMWSGYDRLQPRVLPAGLSGTGELDFSYFLSRELRSQYDGAVGFRFDGRQQTVVFLFELINSGLRLTHAPDSTISNSVVESVSMSPTILFFQYLPDDDQDGPDDDWFIFDADED from the coding sequence ATGATGAACCCGAATCGTCCTGCTGGCCTGCTTCTTCGTTGTATTTCCTGCGCTTCCTGCATCACCCTGACTGCTCTGGTTCTGCTGCTGGCAAGCTGCGGCACCGAGACATCAGCGGTCGTGCTGTGGTCACCCGATACCGACATGATGGCAAACGGCTCGGTTGTCACGGTAGTTTCGGAGGGCTCTGACAGCGCCATTATCCGTTTACCCGAAGACGGCAGCAATCACACCGTCGATCTGTGGCGCATCGCCATTTTTCCATCGGCCGCTGAGGCAGCCAATTATGCCGAAAAGTATGAAGCGGTGGCAGAAACTACCGCCGTGTCCCAGCGTAATGCCCTGCCGGTACGACAGGAACCGCGCAGCAACAGTTCGATCGTGTACCGCTTGCGCGAGGGCGAAACCATCAAGGTTATCGGTCATACCGATACCCCGGTCATCGAGGGCAACCTCGAGGATTTCTGGTACGAGGTACTCACCGACTCCGGTGTTCACGGCCATGTATTCGGGTTCCATCTGCAGCTGATTGACCCCTCCACCGCACTGGAACAGGATCGCGAAGATATGCTGGATGAGCAGCTGCAGGCGCTGCTGGTTGAGCAATGGCGTCCGATTGGCTTCCGCCGCATGATCAACGATCGCCAGATTGACCTGCAGCGACTGCGATCCCGCTACGGGCTGTTTTTCGACACCGAAGAGCAGCGCATCGACATCGTGCTGTCTGGTGATTCCTTCGTGTACGGTTACGACGAGATTCAGCAGACGAACAGCAGCAGCTACCTGTTTACCGGTGCCGATGTCCAGATTCGGTTTCTGGCAGATGACGAGATCCGCGTCCAGTTTCCCGTGGGAAGCCGCACCCAGAGTGAAAGCTTTGTACTTATTGATGATGACCTCGGTGAAATCCGCGAGCGGGAAGAGCAGCGCCGTGAAGACCTGCTGGCGTCACTGCGGGAGGGCGGCAACGAACTCAGCAGCACCGCCTACGGCACCATCGTCCTGAATCAGGACGGAACATTCATGTGGTCCGGGTACGATCGTCTGCAGCCGCGGGTCCTCCCGGCTGGCCTGAGTGGTACAGGCGAGCTTGATTTCTCCTATTTTCTGAGTCGGGAGCTGCGTTCCCAGTATGACGGCGCGGTTGGATTCCGGTTTGATGGTCGCCAGCAGACAGTCGTATTCCTCTTCGAGCTGATCAATTCCGGCCTGCGGCTGACCCACGCCCCCGACAGCACTATCAGCAACTCGGTGGTTGAATCGGTCAGCATGTCCCCTACCATCCTGTTCTTTCAGTATCTGCCGGATGATGACCAGGACGGACCGGATGACGACTGGTTCATCTTTGACGCCGACGAAGACTGA